A window from Cryptomeria japonica chromosome 1, Sugi_1.0, whole genome shotgun sequence encodes these proteins:
- the LOC131044859 gene encoding uncharacterized protein LOC131044859, whose translation MANIPRLTAGSNAEQVEWCEELITKILSRVSTRDVLKMCTVVQRWRTMIFDPSFAYTHYKNSHPESMFFFHEYKPVRGTMRETFQFRSYNPKTGNLSIVPFSWEGLDSSFLNTKLKLVSASNGLMCFFCPHEHRDFRVFSVYNPVTKILRKLSVPIEVDVFIGTFVGICYTHNTGKLVMACFSVDEEQAYILVFDFQTNSWHKGPPLLRSIALFLGDPLFLNGVIYFIAIAESIDAEELKEIRDVEALYIDDQDFLYMIIGYDVNQDQLSFSIFIPASVGYPHCLIEWEGNLLVCSSNSTHKENPFVLAASSSHLYRWDEGDGHYVLWVLDTKHKLWTQERELDLSQEFHTSWLVKVSASGGVVWFTCGYNAVTVYHMEKRHLSTHRLDDALALRQRKNIECLSFEPTLLSF comes from the coding sequence ATGGCGAACATTCCCAGACTGACAGCTGGAAGCAATGCAGAGCAGGTGGAATGGTGCGAGGAGCTGATCACTAAAATACTTTCGAGGGTTTCAACAAGAGATGTGCTAAAGATGTGTACAGTGGTACAGAGATGGCGCACAATGATTTTTGACCCATCTTTTGCATACACCCATTACAAGAATTCTCACCCAGAATCAATGTTTTTTTTCCATGAGTACAAACCAGTCAGAGGAACGATGCGAGAAACCTTTCAATTCCGCTCTTACAATCCCAAAACGGGTAATCTTTCAATTGTTCCTTTTTCTTGGGAGGGCTTAGACAGTTCTTTTCTAAATACGAAGTTAAAGTTAGTTTCTGCATCAAATGGGCTGATGTGCTTCTTTTGTCCACATGAGCATAGGGATTTCCGAGTGTTTTCGGTGTACAACCCTGTAACAAAGATTTTAAGAAAATTGTCAGTACCTATTGAAGTGGATGTATTCATAGGAACTTTTGTTGGCATTTGTTATACGCATAATACTGGAAAATTGGTGATGGCTTGCTTCTCTGTTGACGAGGAGCAAGCATATATCCTAGTGTTTGATTTCCAAACAAATTCGTGGCATAAGGGTCCGCCTCTACTGCGCTCTATTGCTTTATTCTTAGGGGATCCCCTTTTTTTGAATGGTGTCATTTATTTCATTGCTATAGCCGAAAGCATAGATGCAGAGGAATTGAAAGAAATTAGAGATGTAGAGGCCTTGTATATAGATGACCAAGATTTTTTATACATGATTATAGGTTATGATGTGAATCAAGATCAATTGAGCTTTTCTATTTTCATTCCTGCCTCAGTAGGCTATCCACATTGCCTCATTGAATGGGAGGGAAATCTATTAGTTTGTTCATCTAATTCCACCCATAAGGAAAACCCATTTGTATTGGCAGCAAGTTCATCCCATCTGTACAGATGGGATGAGGGTGATGGGCATTATGTTTTGTGGGTATTGGATACAAAACATAAGCTGTGGACACAAGAACGGGAAttagatttatcacaagagtttcACACTTCCTGGCTGGTCAAGGTATCTGCAAGCGGTGGCGTAGTATGGTTTACATGTGGTTACAATGCTGTAACAGTTTACCATATGGAGAAGAGACATTTGTCCACTCATCGACTAGACGATGCTCTTGCTTTGAGGCAGCGGAAAAATATAGAATGTTTATCTTTTGAGCCTACCCTTTTGTCATTTTGA